TGTAAGACATATTGATACGCTGTTGATTCGCGAGTGATGTCAGGCGGTTTTTTGTAGTCAGTTCTGTGAGACTTCATTGAGATATACGACAGCTGTGAGTCTAAGCCGTTTGAGCAGCACAATCGTGTCTGATCTGTTAGACCAAATTAGGTGCGGTCAGTTGTTGGCCGTGGACAGCCATAAACGGGGTGGTTTGATTGTATTCAAGCCATTTCATGCTGAATTCGCGGGGCCTGGTGCCGCCTTCGGCAGTGTGTTTGATCAAGATTGTACGGGCGTTCTACCGGTCGGTGACTTTGCGGCAGTCACCCCACAGTCCCAGGAAGATCGCCAAAAAGCCTACTTAATTCGGCGTCAGTGGATTCGGTTGATCCAGCAAATTACGGATAATCCGGAGTCCCACGATCGGGTGCGCATGCTGGTGAACCAGTTTAATAATTACTTTGACTGGTTGACGGTCAGTCAATTGCCGGATGAGGCATTTGCCTTGATGATTGGGGTCTTACCCCAGACGGTGAGCGAAGTGCGGGCGCGCCTAGGGCAAGTCAGTTAGGCGTGTTGCTAGGCTGGGTAAATCCGAATGCGGCGATTGGGTTCAGTGCCGAAGCTACTGGACTTGAGTCGATAGCGTTCGACGAGTTCGTGCTGCATTTTGCGCACTAGTCCGGCGCGCGGGAGTAACTCGACAGGTTGGCCTTTGGGGATGACGATTTGTTCGACGGCCAAGCGCGCTTCTTCCAAGGCTTCTAATTCGTCATCACTTTCGCCACGGGTAAACAGGCTCAAATCCGGCGGCGTATCTAGTCCTTCTTCATCGAGCTGCATTAATCGCCGCAACCCTTGGGCAATTTGCGGCATGCTATTGGATTTGAGCGTATGGATGGGAATTTGACGTGCATTGGCTAAATGGCGCAGTTTAGTATGATTCTTGACATGGGAGCGCAGTGCCAGCACGACATCGGCACTATCGAGGTCTTTGGTTAGGAGTATGGGGAGTTCCAAGGTGACGATCGCTTGCTCCAACTGGTGTCGTCCAATGCCGTAGGGATAAACATATAGTGGATTGGTTTCGGAGTTCGGCAGATTATCGAGGATGCCATTGGCATTTTCCCGTAGTCCAAGTGTGTGGGCGCTCGGGACGATTTGGGCTTGACTCTGGAGCGGCTGCATGGAGCGATCCGCGGTGGGGGGAACCATGCGTCCCGAAGCGCGCCAGCCTTTAGCTTGGGCAATGGGGGTGGCGCTGCGATGATTCATGGGCCCACCCAAAGGAACTTGGCCACCGAGGGGCACTACGCGCCGACCTTTGTTTGGCGGGGTGGCGGTTTTGCTCCCGGCGATTTGAGCGACTGCGACTTTGCCATCGGCTTCGACACTGCGCACTTCCGGACTAGGTAAGAGACCCCGTAGTAGAATATCGATCGTCTTCGCGACATTCGGGTGGACGACCCATTTTTGCCGCTCTTGCATTTCGACCGCAATTTCAAAGGTGGGCAGGGCTTTACGTTCGAGCACACTTTTTTGGGAACCGCGGCGGCGGGCTTCTTCATCCCCCAGGGTGACGGATTGAATGCCGCCAACCAGGTCAGAGAGCGTGGGGTTTTTGATTAAATTATCGAGGTAGTTACCGTGGGCCGTGCCGACGAGTTGGACCCCGCGTTCGGCGATCGTCCGCGCCGCGAGAGCTTCGAGTTCCGTGCCAATTTCATCAATGACGATGACTTCTGGCATATGATTCTCGACCGCTTCGATCATCACTTGATGTTGCAACTCAGGCCGCGCCACCTGCATCCGACGAGCCCGACCGATCGCTGGGTGGGGCACGTCCCCGTCGCCAGCGATTTCATTGGATGAGTCGATAATCACGACTCGTTTGCCAAGGTCATCGGCGAGTACGCGGGCAATTTCGCGTAGTGCTGTAGTTTTCCCGACACCGGGGCGACCCAGCATCAGAATAGATTGGCCACTTTCGACTAAATCACGAATCATGCCAACGGTGCCAAAAACGGCCCGGCCGACGCGGCAAGTCAGCCCAATCACATCACCGCGCCGATTGCGCATGGCGCTGATCCGGTGTAGCGTGCGTTCGATGCCGGCCCGGTTATCGCCACCAAAGTCCCCGACTTTGGCAATGCTTTCTTGGAGCTGCTCATGGGTGATGACCGCTTCCGTGATATCTTCTGCCCCATTGGGAAAGCGAATCTCGGGTTTCCGACCTAAGTCCATGATGACTTCGACTAAGTCCGCTTTTTGGGGGTGTTGCTCGATTTTTTGGCAGAGGTCAGTTGGGAGGATGGCGAGGAGTTTATCAAGGTCGTCTGTAATACTGTGCTCAACGATCGTGGTTTGGCGGACGTCGTTTGCTGCCGCTGCGGGTTGTGTTGAGTCAGTCGGTTCGGGGTGGGATACTGGTGTGGCCTCTGATGCCTCAGTTGCAGCAGTTTTATCCGTAGAGGCATTCGACATGGATTCCATCATAGGTTTCAAACAGGCGATGCTGGTACTTAAGGAGTGAACGAATCAGGTACTAAATGACAATTTGCTGATCGCCGGGACAGCGCGAAAAGATCTCGAACCGGATCGATTGACGCACAATATCGAATTAATCCGCATTGGATGGTCGGACTAGCCGCAAAATTCGATTGTCAACAGCCTTAATTTAAGCCGTGGTGGTTTGTCGGATGTATTGCAAAAACGCGTAGGCCTTTGCGGCGGATAACCGGAGTGATGCACCTTGGTAGTCGATGATATAGTCACCGGCGACTTTGGGGCAGGCGGTACAGGTGAAAATGCCTTGGCTCAAGGTGTCGACGCTTAACGCTAAGATCTGTTGGGCTAACCAATCGTCAAATTGTTGTGGAGTCGATGATTGCGGTGTGGTTTGAATCATGGAACGCACTCAGAAATGATTTAACAGTGTTACAGCGACGGTGAGCCTGTGGTCGATCGTCAGATCTCAGGTATCACAGTGCCAGATGTTGTTGGCGGTGATCGTTGAAACGTCTTATGCGAAGTTACAACGATTGAGTTAAGTCACCTCAACTGCCTTTTGACATATAAAGCAGTCTATTTCAAATAATGAACTGCTGTAGTGCTGTGTGGACTACAGTTTGACAAAAATTCTCAAAATATTCATGGACTTGTGGGGGAATTGGCCGGTATCGGCGTTAAGTTCTCTTGGGTTACTGATTCTGAGTGACCAGTGGATTTAATTTGACTAACGAGTTCATGGGCTAAGGCGACAGCTTGCCAGAGTAATTCTCCGTGGGCCGGGGGCGATGTGTTTCGCACGGTCGGCGACCCTTGAATCGAATGACTGCTGTAGCTTTCTTCTTTTAGGTTAGCGAATTCAGGCTGAAATTGGGGTTCGAGTTTTTGCAGAATGGGGTGAAGTCGCGATCGCGCATAGCTGCCGTAGGCAATCCCAGCGAATTGTGGGGCTTTTGTGAGGCCGATGGTTTGGGCTTTGGCGACTGTTGAATCGTTCGTGCCACCAGCGAGCTGGACAAATCCAGGGAGATCGAAGTTGAGGACTTTTTGCCCGAGACGTAGACAAGCGCGCGAGGTGCCGCTACCGATATCACCGCTCATGGGGCGACCATCGGTTTGCCATAACAGTTGGCAGTCGAGGGGTTGGATTAACTGGTTGAGCGATCGTAAATAATTTTCCAGTCCGTTACCATCCGGACAACTGATCGCCAAGAGTTTGAGCTGCGTGATATGTGGCTGAATGGCTTGCCACAAGCGAGTGAAGTCTGCCAAACGGCCAATTTGAGTATGAATCTCGATCGCATCGACACCGGCCTGGAGCACCATGGGGGCAACAATTTCGGGGGCGTAAATGTAGGAGCGAGCGGTGATTTGGTCGATCGGGCAAATATTTAAGCAGCGGCCACAACCATAGCAGAGTGCATCGACCACCCCGGCATAATCTGGGTTGAAGACAATTGCATCGGCGGGACAAATGCGTTCGCAGGGTCGCGGGCAATCAGTGGGACAACGATCAGGATTGAATTCCGCTTTCCGAAAGTGAGGGTCTTCGCCGTCGTTGAGGCTGACCATCAGCCAGGGTGTTGGATTGGGGTGAAAGCCTCTGGTTTGGGCTGGCTCAATTAAGGCTTGGGCTTCGGCGATCGCGCTTCTCGTCGCGGCAATAATTGCGGGGTCAGCGGCAACATCAATGCAATCGGCGCCGGCGAGGGTGTAGGCGATCGTCAGATTGCGAATGGCGGGAATATGTTGATAACTGGCCCCGCAAATAAGCTTGAACCAGTGGCCAGATTGAAGTGACTGTAGGGGTTGCATCGGATTCATCACGCTATCCTACGGTGTGATGGCCAGACAAGGGCGATAATTTATATTTATGATGTGTTTGGCTTCCGACTGGGTGAACAATACCGGGATTGCGGCGTGGTGTTGAACCTCCTCGGTGTTCAAGTTCCCAACCAAAAATAGTCCCCGATCACTATCAACACAATCGGGGCTGCGATGTTCAACTACTAAAACTGAAAATTTGACAGAATCGACTTGGCATCTTGTCCCAATGGCCCATCGCCCTTCTCTGTGGAGAGGGTCACGTTTAAGTGCACAACATGCTTACCGTCAGGGGTGGGAAACATCACATTGCGCATGGTGTAAAGTCCAGATGCCGCAAATTCGATGCCTTTTTGTCCAGCCACTGTTGTTTGCTTGGTTTTCCCCTCGACATCGAAGCCAAGCCCGTCACGAACTTTGGCGAGTGATCGGCCCTTCGGATTTTTGTAAACAGAAATACTGATGTAAGGCGGCTCCGGCTCATTTTTGTCTTCGACGCGGCGTAAATAGATATAGTCGTTCAGATTATTCTCGTTCGTCGTCAAGTTGTAATTCTGCGGATAAGCAAACTTAAACCCAAAGCGACCGCTGGCATAGGTATTGGGTGTTGGGACTGGCACTGCTGGTTTGACGGCCACGATCGGTTTGCCATGCTCCTTGGAAAGCTGACGCAATCCCGCCGTAATGCCGCCATCGATACAGGCTTTATCCAGGGCTTCGGGTGCCAGATTGTTGGCAAACCATGTGCCGGAAAGGGCTTTGGGGAGGTTCTTTAATACTGCTGGGTCTTCTGCCTCCACGACTTGCGATCGCAGTTGTTTTTCCCCTGGACGAATCGTCACGCCATTGAGTGGCACCAGGTAGGTGTTATCCGTAAACGGTTCGCCCATAATTTTGTAGCGATACAGAAAAGCGGTTCGCGCCATACCGCCCAATGCATCTCTGGTCCAACAGGCATAGCCCAAACGTTGTGGGGGATTATTTTGGCCGGGTTTGAGTCCAGTCAGATCGATGGGATTGGTAAACCGCCAGCTCAAGGCAGCCCCGCCACCAAGATTTTGGCCACTATAGGTGTTGGCGATCGCCCCTTCCGGTGCGATTCCTAGGGATCCCAAAACCATCAGACAGGCAATATGAATTCGTCTAGACATAGCCGATGAGATTCTCATTGGAACGTACAGTGCTTACAACATAGAATTCCCACGCTGTTCCCGAAATTTGGTTATCGGCTGTAAAACGATTAACCCGGCCGAATAAATATCCCCGATCGCCAAAATGACCATCGGGGATAGCCTGAATTGACTCAAGCTAATTTATTCAAGTTTGGCGGTTAGCGGCAGCCGATAAACGGCAGGCAAACTTTTGGACGGACTTGATCAATCACGCGATCGACCGCTTGATCCACGGTGGGAATCCCTAAGCCCGGAAATAATTCCTGGGCGGTACGGAGGTAACTATTGACCTGGGCCGTAGTCCGAGCAAAGCCTGACATCCCAGAAAATCCGACGTCAAAAATACAGCCTTCTAACGTGTCGGCTGGTACTCGTGCCTGCTGGCAGGTTTTCCGGGCTGCGTTAATCCGCTGGCGCCCCAACATATTTAAGGTCAGATAGTCCTTGGGAAAGGCCATATTCACAAAGCTTGCAGTTGTGCGGCCTGCCGGATAGTCGAATAGCGACTCTGCCGCTGATACACGCCAGCTGTTGCCAAACTCTTTGTACATTTGCTTAAAGTACAAGCGCTCGGCACCGCTGAGTGAAACGGGACCCGAATTTAATCCGGCAAAGCTCAGGGCTTTACGCACATCACCATAGCTTGATCGCTCCGGCAAAACGCCTTTGCCGCGAATCTGCAGGTCATCCTTGGGATCGCCATTGAAGTTGCCGAGCAAGCCCTGTACTTGATTGCGCTGAGAGCTGGGCACAAATACCGCGATATTGAAGAATGATTGTTGGCTGACGGTGGATTTTGCCGCAGTGACTTTCTCGCCAGTTGGCGAGTTGATTACATAAACGTTGCCTTTTAAGGCGATCGCCCCGCCCGTGGGCAGTTTGACTGGGGTTGAACCGACTTCTAACGGTTTGCCATTGACCCAAACCACGTGGTTACGATCGCCATCGGGGAAATCTTGGGCATATAAACCGACCCGATCACCACAAATCTGCATAGCGACGGCACTATTCAGCGATAGTGATTCGCGCACTGCAGCATGCCGAGCTTGGACCTTAAAGGAATTATTCTGTGAGTCGATCAGCCCGAACTCGCCGACTGCTTGGAAGCTATAGCGTTTGCCATCCAAGGTTTTAAAGTGAGGGTCGCCATAGCTCCGACCTTGGACTAAATCACCACTGGCGGTCAGTTGGCAGCTGGTGGGTGGTTTGACCACGGGGTCGCTGGGTCTCGTTGTCGGTGTAACGGTATCGGTGTCGGTTGTTTCTGTTGGCGAAGCCTCAAAAATTTGCTCGACATCGAGTCCACTCGGAATTTGTGCTTGAGCCAAAAGCTCACCGCCGATCGAGGGTGTCCCCAGCATCAGTCCACTGAGCATGACGGCGATCCCTCGCCGCAGTAGACCTTCTATACCGATCGCCAATGCGACACCCACCAGAACTAAAATATAGCGGCGAAATTGTCTAAATTTTTGCATAAACGCTGGATCTTGTTGAAGTGGTCCTGAATCTAATCATTAGGTTTCCCCGATGCGGATGAATTGCTGCGGGGATGACGCTAATGCTTCTTTCAGAACTGACCTACGTTGTATCCGGAAAGGTTTATGCAATGAAACGGTCGATTGTCGGGCACTAGTGGCCTAATTCCGCGCCGTGTTATTGGGGTTATTCCCCTTACTGATCGCATCGCGAATATCGGCTAAATCGATAAACCGATCGGCTAGATTAATCAAATTGTCGTTGGTCATTGAGCGCAGGCTGACCAGCTCAACTTTGACCCCACGATAGGTAATGGCATTGACCACATAGGACAGGTCACCATCTCCGCTAAGCAAAATCAGCGTATCGCAATAATTGGCCAGACTCAGCATATCAACGGCCATCTCGACACTGACGTTGGCTTTTTTCGAGCCATCGGGCATATGGATTAGCTCCTTTGTAATCACCCGATAACCATGTCGCCGTAGCCATAGAATAAAGCCTTGTTGCTTATCATTATGGCGATCGACCCCCGTATAGAAATAGGGCCGCAGCAAACGTCGCCCGTCCACGAGTTGGCTGAGTAGTTTGGTGTAGTCAATTTCGATTTGTAGATGGACGGCGGCGTAAAACAGATTGGCTCCATCAATAAAAATGGCAATCCGATCACGGGTGGGACTTACAGGGGATGTACTATCGCGCAGTAGCTCTAGATCCGCTGGTGCTTCATCATCAGTTGATTGTTTGATCAAAGGGTCCTGATTGCTCTTCGCTCCGTTTTCTTTTGATTCGTTACTTTCTGACATGCGGCGCTCGGCCATCTCGTAACCTCCAATCCCCAACGAAGCATGACATTTATACAGCGAGTCTAAGCACAATAAAAAATCTCCATCCCTGTCAAAACAACAGGTGGAGCCATACCGTTACGAATTCGCGGGGGAAGGAATGTTCTTAAAAAGGGGAGTGATCGTGCGTTTGTTGCAGTAACTAAGGCTGAAACTATGGCAGTCTCAGACCTTGTACTCAACTCGGCGCATAGCATTGCTATAGACACCTTGACCAGTCATAAAATTGTTGATGTTAAAAAACCCGCACCCAGCGAAATTCGCTAGTGTCGGGAGTACAACCCCACGCAAAGGCTCAAAATGCACATCTGCGTAACGGCCCAACCGATGCGCAGCTATTGCCATTAAAAATGGTCAAAGCAGTCATCTAAGGGTTTGGGTGAAACGGAAGTTTTTATGGTTTTTTATTCTTATGAGCAGATCCTAAAAGGTCTAACTCAGGCACGGATCACAAAGAGATAAGTCTTCACTCACCGCAACATTTCGTTATTATTCCACAACTTGGCAGTTTCTGGATGGGTTTCTAAATTTGGTGATGTTGCGTCAGTCCACGCATGTTCATCCGGTTTTTACGCGGGTCGTACGAGGAGTTGTCCGGTACAAATAATTTGCGATTCAGCGATCGTTAATGTGGTTAATTCCGTATCCCCCAGATCAAATTCATATCCGTCGAGTTCTTTGAGTGGTAGTCCCCGTTTGGCCTTGAAGTGGGGTATCCATTGGGGTTGGTGTAGCGTGAGTCGATCTGGTTGAGGCAATTTCAGCCCCGATCGAATGGCAATTTCGGTGGCTTGACCCGTTTGCGAAATCAGATCAGCGCGGAGGGTCAGGACATCCGGGCGCAGCCGCATTTTGAGATTTTGCAGATTCAAACTCTCGGTATCAGTGTCGCTGCCGATGGCGCTCGATTTCAGGAGGTCAAGCAAAAATAATTTGATCGCGTCGGCGAGCAGTGGGGCCGCTAGGGACTGATTCAGATCTGCTTCATTCAGCTGAATTGTGCCAGTTACAGGAATCGGTTCGAGTAATTGCAGTGCTTGGCCGCGAATCACCTGCTTTAAATTAACGCGGATATTACTGCCGGTTAAATCCACATCACTTAAATGGAGTCCTTGATAAACCGCTTGTTGGGCGAGCAGTGTCACTTGGGGAATGGTGCCGGATAAGAGTTGGCGATCGCCAGCATTAATCGCCACCTGTAACTGTTCAACTGATTCGACTTGTGATTTTAACCAAAGCT
The sequence above is drawn from the Romeriopsis navalis LEGE 11480 genome and encodes:
- a CDS encoding R3H domain-containing nucleic acid-binding protein: MMESMSNASTDKTAATEASEATPVSHPEPTDSTQPAAAANDVRQTTIVEHSITDDLDKLLAILPTDLCQKIEQHPQKADLVEVIMDLGRKPEIRFPNGAEDITEAVITHEQLQESIAKVGDFGGDNRAGIERTLHRISAMRNRRGDVIGLTCRVGRAVFGTVGMIRDLVESGQSILMLGRPGVGKTTALREIARVLADDLGKRVVIIDSSNEIAGDGDVPHPAIGRARRMQVARPELQHQVMIEAVENHMPEVIVIDEIGTELEALAARTIAERGVQLVGTAHGNYLDNLIKNPTLSDLVGGIQSVTLGDEEARRRGSQKSVLERKALPTFEIAVEMQERQKWVVHPNVAKTIDILLRGLLPSPEVRSVEADGKVAVAQIAGSKTATPPNKGRRVVPLGGQVPLGGPMNHRSATPIAQAKGWRASGRMVPPTADRSMQPLQSQAQIVPSAHTLGLRENANGILDNLPNSETNPLYVYPYGIGRHQLEQAIVTLELPILLTKDLDSADVVLALRSHVKNHTKLRHLANARQIPIHTLKSNSMPQIAQGLRRLMQLDEEGLDTPPDLSLFTRGESDDELEALEEARLAVEQIVIPKGQPVELLPRAGLVRKMQHELVERYRLKSSSFGTEPNRRIRIYPA
- a CDS encoding VWD domain-containing protein, yielding MQKFRQFRRYILVLVGVALAIGIEGLLRRGIAVMLSGLMLGTPSIGGELLAQAQIPSGLDVEQIFEASPTETTDTDTVTPTTRPSDPVVKPPTSCQLTASGDLVQGRSYGDPHFKTLDGKRYSFQAVGEFGLIDSQNNSFKVQARHAAVRESLSLNSAVAMQICGDRVGLYAQDFPDGDRNHVVWVNGKPLEVGSTPVKLPTGGAIALKGNVYVINSPTGEKVTAAKSTVSQQSFFNIAVFVPSSQRNQVQGLLGNFNGDPKDDLQIRGKGVLPERSSYGDVRKALSFAGLNSGPVSLSGAERLYFKQMYKEFGNSWRVSAAESLFDYPAGRTTASFVNMAFPKDYLTLNMLGRQRINAARKTCQQARVPADTLEGCIFDVGFSGMSGFARTTAQVNSYLRTAQELFPGLGIPTVDQAVDRVIDQVRPKVCLPFIGCR
- the ldpA gene encoding circadian clock protein LdpA, whose protein sequence is MNPMQPLQSLQSGHWFKLICGASYQHIPAIRNLTIAYTLAGADCIDVAADPAIIAATRSAIAEAQALIEPAQTRGFHPNPTPWLMVSLNDGEDPHFRKAEFNPDRCPTDCPRPCERICPADAIVFNPDYAGVVDALCYGCGRCLNICPIDQITARSYIYAPEIVAPMVLQAGVDAIEIHTQIGRLADFTRLWQAIQPHITQLKLLAISCPDGNGLENYLRSLNQLIQPLDCQLLWQTDGRPMSGDIGSGTSRACLRLGQKVLNFDLPGFVQLAGGTNDSTVAKAQTIGLTKAPQFAGIAYGSYARSRLHPILQKLEPQFQPEFANLKEESYSSHSIQGSPTVRNTSPPAHGELLWQAVALAHELVSQIKSTGHSESVTQENLTPIPANSPTSP
- a CDS encoding LabA-like NYN domain-containing protein, coding for MAERRMSESNESKENGAKSNQDPLIKQSTDDEAPADLELLRDSTSPVSPTRDRIAIFIDGANLFYAAVHLQIEIDYTKLLSQLVDGRRLLRPYFYTGVDRHNDKQQGFILWLRRHGYRVITKELIHMPDGSKKANVSVEMAVDMLSLANYCDTLILLSGDGDLSYVVNAITYRGVKVELVSLRSMTNDNLINLADRFIDLADIRDAISKGNNPNNTARN
- a CDS encoding LmeA family phospholipid-binding protein — its product is MGDSNTPINAAPAKGLISRVLGPAVQLWLKSQVESVEQLQVAINAGDRQLLSGTIPQVTLLAQQAVYQGLHLSDVDLTGSNIRVNLKQVIRGQALQLLEPIPVTGTIQLNEADLNQSLAAPLLADAIKLFLLDLLKSSAIGSDTDTESLNLQNLKMRLRPDVLTLRADLISQTGQATEIAIRSGLKLPQPDRLTLHQPQWIPHFKAKRGLPLKELDGYEFDLGDTELTTLTIAESQIICTGQLLVRPA